One Heterodontus francisci isolate sHetFra1 chromosome 13, sHetFra1.hap1, whole genome shotgun sequence genomic window, CTTCAATAGAGTATTTGTGACAGTGAAGCAGCTCAAACTCGCATTTATGGTGAGATCTATTTTACAGTGCTAGTTCATTTGCAGAGCCGGGCGCAGACTCCAAACTGCACTTCAAATACTGTCTAGTTTTAGTCAGAAGCACTGGAAGCAGGACAGAAAAACCATCAAGGCTGATCCAGTGTTAAAAGTCTGAGTTATAAAAGAAATACTGGGGAGACTTTGGCTTTTCAGCTTTGATAGGGAAACATCCTGGAGCCGATCTTAGGAGATAATTccagaaaattattttaaaatgcaaCGTGGGGCAGGGATTTGAACCAATAAATGGTCAGTTTAGGGCTGATAACAAAGTTCTTAATCCCTCAAAAAAATGGAACACATCAAATTGATTCTCAGATAAACTGGAAGAGGTACAAACCCTGGAATAATTTAAGACAAAATTGGGTTGCAAAGGGGGTAACAGCCTTTCAAAACAATGAACAAGATGGTCTGAATGGCTTTCCTCGTTAGTAATTATCTTGTGCACAGAATACTACAGCAATTTATGAAACAGATTCTTAAATCATACCTTGTAAAAAACCAAAATATATATTTTCTTTTACTGGAGTTTCAACAGTTTTTACAAATAATATTTATAACCGTTACTTATGGGGAAATGCAGCTTTAATTGAGCACTCGTAAGCACATGTCAAATCGGATAAAATGTTCATTGATAGGACTTACAGGCTTTGCAAAACATCTGCTCAGCAATTTTAATGAGAATTAAAAACCAGCCTTTTCTGCTGAGTAAAGTTAGAACAAAAGCGAAAGGTTTAATTAACAGTCTGACTTCATTTTGCAGATCAGGGATTAGGTCATTAGCAAAATATATCAACACATTTTAGACATTAAAAATACATAAAGACACTTGGCCAAGTTTGTAGGCAATTTGAATTCCTAAGCAAAATTTCCTACACACTTAACTGAAGCCCCTTCACGTTTAGATATTTTGAAAGTTATGCTGGGGATGGGAAGTTCTATGGAAACGATGCAATCTTCGAAATCCCATTTTCTTGAGTCGCACGTGGTTTAAGTGAACTCAAAGCAATTTCCAAAACAAAAACCAGATCTTCAAATATGCAATCCACAAGAAATTATTTTTCTTCTTGATTTGATCACATACTCTTTCTATAATTAGAAATAGAATTTGATAGGTTACGCATCCAGTATTAGCCTAGCATAGAGTTAATTTTAGCTGGCAGCTTCTCTCCACCTACCAAGTTTGTACATCTAACAACTGAATATTTCCATCCATCTCCAACATATCAATTTTGCTTAAGTCAGTAAACCGGTGTTTATATTCCAACAAGTGCTCTCCATTAACAGCAACCTTGAAGCAGTCAGTACCACAATAAATGATAAcctgaaacacaaacacacagcttTAAGAGTACAATGCCATATTAAGCAAGATAGCAAATGCATTCAGTTCCTTTCCTGTTTGCCACTATAAAGACAAACCAACTTGGTCTTTAGGTTTTTGAAAACCAACGGTGTGCCTTCTGTAAAGTTAAGACACAAACCCTCTCCCCTGAACACCATCTAATTTCTGCGATTGGATTATTGTCACTACTGCTACTTCTGCGTTAACATGGCATCCATAGAGACAGAAAAGCCCTCTAACGCAGTGTAACCAAAGTGGATATTtcacttttttttcccccccccatatgttccccacaccccccacccccaaaagagTTATTTAAATAATCAGAAAACCCAAAGATAAGTTGACCATCGTATAGCCAATAATACTCCGCTGCGGGTCTCGGATGGTGTTCAATTAAGTATGTAAACACTTTTTGTCTCAGTCAGAATACGGAGTTCAAACAAAAGCATTTGATAGATCGATGTTAACAATTCCAAGGCTTCTGCATAAACTGTTGCTCTTTGCACTTTCAGATGTTGTATTGTGACTAAAGAATTAAGAAGTCAATCTGCACTTAACATTTAAGGTCACTAATAAAAAATTATGAAGGGTGAATAATGCTGTTGGTATGTCAAACATCCCCAATTCATATTCGGACTTCACAATGTACCTCAAAGTATGCCTCGGAGTTAAATGGAAAGTAATCCATTTTCCTCTCCTCTTCACCCCAGCTTTGATTAAGAAACGAGTTTCGAACAAAAGCTTTCTCCTTAAAACGAGGTGCCAGGTGCAATGGAAGGTCAGTGGAATCACTCACACGGAGATTAATAGCAAACCTGAAAGAGATTTACAATATAGCTTTTTTACTTCAGGATTTACTTCGATTGCCAATACTCTGGGTTCAGACACAATACAAATTAAAGAGACTCAACATTTCAGTCCGTTTAACCCAGGAAGAGAGATGCAGGAAGACTGCTATCTTAAAGAACCCCGTGATCGAGACCCGATGACAAAGGGTCTGATATACTGGATGAAAGGAAATACATTTTTCATCTTATAGCTCTGCGTGAGTATTTAAAAAAGGGATTTCCCTTAATATTGAAATGTAGTTTTGAAACGAAAAGGATATAAAGCAGTTGAAGTTCTGCGTAAATGTCATTACTTAAAATTTTGAAATCAAGCCAGTTTGTGTTGGGAGGAGAAGATATGTAAATTATCCAACAAAGGTAGAATGCAGGCAATTTTCTGGTTTCACTACAGTTGCCCATGTCCTATCAAGTGCTGGTCTCAACACAATGCAACACAACTGCATTTTTTTTTCTAATTCAATTTGACATTTCACAAACTTTGGTTAAGTTCGCCAAGTTCAATATCAATTTCTGACTCAGTTCTCTTTCATATTTATTACAAGCACACGGAGATATGCTGTTGCTTTAATAGAGGACTGCTCATCACATTTTGTGCACGTCATGGATGACAGTTAGAATGTTGCTTGAACAATTACTGGACCACAAATCAAATTTAATGAGAGTTTCACACCATATTTAAAGAGACAAAATGCACAGCTTGCAATGAAACTTCAATATTAAATTACCTGTCTGGATGCTTATTGACTTTGCCTTGAATAGTGATTACCCGACCAGGGCTTAATCCGTCCTTAATTTTACCCATATAAGGGACAGCCTAAAAATCAAAAGATCTTCCAACTGTTAAAAACCTTGAATAATTAATATTTAGATTACAGCCTTCCAGTCCCATTTTACAGGTTTTCTGCCCATTCTGGCCAGAAATGTGTTCTAACAACATGCTCTGCCAAGACCTCGCCATTTCTGCTTTTCTCCAAACCTGGCCAAGCAGCTTGAAATGCATCTACACATGCGCACCAATAGCAAAGCCCACCCAAGTGACTTTTGTTGTGTTTTCCACCATTTTCTTCACTGAATATTGGACACGAGCTGCTTTCTGTGCCCTAGAGTCCACTGTTCAAAGGTTGGTGGAAGGACCTCAGCAATTCAATGGAAAAAGGTACTTGAGGATGTGCTTCAGGAGTGTAGCCATGCACAGCCCTCCCTTGCTTCAACCTCCACCCGAAAGCACCTGCCttccacatgcaaatgttcccaGCATAGGAAACTCAGCCAGTGTTAGAAAGTGTTTTCAGGGCAGTCAGCGATGTTGACTGGCTGCAGATAGTCCTTCACTGCAATACCTAGGCTTACAAGTCAATAAGAATTTGGTTCAATTTTGGCAAAAATAAAAAACAACTATTACTCTGATATGAAAGTCACATAAAAGACAGCTGACAGATCAGAATGTAATATTGTTCAATTGTAAGAAAAGGTAGAGTACCTGACATGGGACCATCCACGTACCAAAAGTACTTTGCCTACAGTTAGAGAGCTGTGCAACACTTGAGAATGTTTCTTTTGAGTGCAATTGGTGATACAACTTGCTTCAGGTCTCTCCCGTTCAATGATCATTTGACAGACAGTCTGCTCCTTCTCATCTTCtcatccctccccccaccacctcagTAGTCTCCCCAAACAGTAGAGTTAACACTGAAAGAAACAGAAGAAAAATGATGGAAGAGTGAGGGGGAAAaaaagaggggaaatgaaaaaggagaaggagagagagaaaaacaatgtGCAGGCAATGAAAAACAAATTGAAGGCACTGAGGGAGAAACACCTTGATCCATGTCGATCACCCCCAACCACCCCAATTCTTCTTGCTTGAGAATTTGACAAAATAAAGCAGAATTTTTGAAATTACTGTTTTAAAGTGAAAATATTCTTTGGTATTTGTTTTGGCTCAGATAGATTTCAATCATATTCTGCTGAGTAGCCCATACAGTTTTAAATTTGCTACCTCAATAAAGTTGGATATTGTGCGgcttgaaaaaaaattaaaacacagcaaaaagtgaaaggggagaggcagagggggCAAACTGAAGAGGGGGAAATGGAGATCTACTTGCGAGAAATGCAACCTTTGCCAACAATATTGTGCCTGGATATTGCAGTATTACATTTTCTTCtattgctttatcaatgacctgtgGAGACATCGTGGGTTTTTTCCTCAGTAGGTGAGGAAAAAAAAGAGCGTGGATGGAAGCCTGCTCTTAGAAACTTTTTGAACTGCTGAACTACAACACCAAGCATCTCAGTCAATCATTTTCCAAAAAACAGTCCAAAAAGCCAAATGATTTTGTACTTACCAATTGAGTCTCCGTAGGTTTTGTATGCTGCAATACCAACAAACATTAATAAGTCAAGTTGTAATAACTTAAAGGCAGAAGAAAGACACTTTGAAAGGTCACTCAAACTTACAGTCCCACTGGCATCAATCTTCTTTATTGGTAGGTTAGAATATGGATTATCCTGCTCCTAAAGACAGAGTTAGGACAGAAGAATTCATTACTTTGGAGGTGTGGAACAGTTACAGTACATTGAGTAATGAGATCCTTTACCCTGGATCCCAATGTTTAGAAATAAACACCAATATTATTGGTGTGACCTCAGTAATAGTACGACACCACCTTTTTCTTTTGCAATGGGCAATTTGAACATGGAGGTGCACCATATGATCAAATATCAGATAGCAGCTTTTCTCTAAATTCTCGGCTCAAATAAATAGCAATTTCCCTCTAAATACAGGAAGTTAAATGAGATATAAATACTTGATAAAATCTGTTGGGAGTTGCATCTAAACACACTACACTTAGCTCCAAACACTTCAAACCTACATTAAAAAGTCTGATCAAAGAACACGAGTAGACATTCCATGAATAATCCAAAAGCACTGAAGCCAACGCTAGTGACTCCAAGCACCACTCTGGTCAATCAGCAAACTCTGCATCGAACCTGAAAGTTCTCAGGTCCAAATGCTCCAGCTATTCAATGGATTAAAcagtttaaccatcaggggaacggaaGTTTTTTTTGCCCAAATTGTGAAAAATGTTTTGTGTGTTAATAAAGTTCCAAGTTACATTATTAAAAGCATTTCTAAACTCCAATAGATTCATACAATATTGCCGAGCATCAGCACAAAAATATTGGCAACGCTTAAAATTCAGCCACAGGTTTTAAGCCCCTTAtcctccaaggcctctgcagtgttCTCTCAGCACGAGTATGACAGCATTGCAGTTAAATCACCCTGAATGACCACTGCAAGTCACAAACAAGGCAaatcttcaatttaaaaaaaataaagcaaGATAAATTAAAATGTCTTTCCTGTTTGTGTCGTCAGGCCCACAGTTAAATATGGAACAgttatcacaccaacaccaataagATTGCACCTTTTAACCTATACTCACCTTTTAGCATGTATAGTATTTGCTACACTACAAAACATTTTCATGGAATTTATAAATGATCATTCTGTACTAGTACAATAATCGATCTCACAAAGGAAGATCATGTTTTGCCAATGGAACACCAGAATCTTCTAAATAAATTTCCTGCAAACTTTAAAGACAGCCCAAGAATAATGTTATGCAACATGGAGCAAATTCAAGCCCATGCTGAAATATTAAAAGTTCCATTAAGTTTATAAACAGCTTCAATCTTAAAGTTTGAATCTAATCTGCAGCTAGATTAGAGTCCAACAGGTCTTAGCTGTTATTTTATATGGACTGGGCAAATTAAAATGCACACCACACAGTTTAGTAATGCTGATTCAAAGCCACATATTACTTTGGACCAGCCAGGGTGTTCAGGCACTCACACGGCTTGTATGTAGTAATAACAGCATAGAGAAATACAAAGAATTACATTATTCATGATCAATG contains:
- the lgals8a gene encoding galectin-8 isoform X4, with protein sequence MSNATIFNPVIPYSGAIFGGLRHGQMIAIQGILPKESERFQVDFQCGSSEKPRADIALHFNPRFRRSGYVVCNTLERERWGREAIKYEMPFKKGEPFEIIFFIMVDKFKVAVNGKHFLDYQHRLRLNRVDSLSVSGVVQIQTISFLSSSEQDNPYSNLPIKKIDASGTHTKPTETQLAVPYMGKIKDGLSPGRVITIQGKVNKHPDRFAINLRVSDSTDLPLHLAPRFKEKAFVRNSFLNQSWGEEERKMDYFPFNSEAYFEVIIYCGTDCFKVAVNGEHLLEYKHRFTDLSKIDMLEMDGNIQLLDVQTCRPLTLWDC
- the lgals8a gene encoding galectin-8 isoform X5 — translated: MSNATIFNPVIPYSGAIFGGLRHGQMIAIQGILPKESERFQVDFQCGSSEKPRADIALHFNPRFRRSGYVVCNTLERERWGREAIKYEMPFKKGEPFEIIFFIMVDKFKVAVNGKHFLDYQHRLRLNRVDSLSVSGVVQIQTISFLSSSEQDNPYSNLPIKKIDASGTHTKPTETQLAVPYMGKIKDGLSPGRVITIQGKVNKHPDRFAINLRVSDSTDLPLHLAPRFKEKAFVRNSFLNQSWGEEERKMDYFPFNSEAYFEVIIYCGTDCFKVAVNGEHLLEYKHRFTDLSKIDMLEMDGNIQLLDVQTW